TTGATATCATTAGTGACTCCAAGGACCATTACATCAGACATTATGTTATTTTATGTCCTATTTATGCAATAATGATGATTGAACTCTCCATACTGCATACTGGTGCGAGGAGAGACAATCCATGTAGGTGCCCGGCCAGCACCTGCCAGTTGCTGGCTTTGCCCCTGACTAGTCTGATCTTTAATAGGGTGCTTGTGATTGTGCAGCCACCTCATAGAGGATTCCTTGTGATAAAACTATCAGTTACAAAAGTACATTTGTCATAAATATGTGCAGGTCATGCAGATTTCAGCAGCTAATATAGAAATTATTGATTTCCAAGCAGCCCAAAAATATTGCTTCCAGAGGTGGGTGTACTAAGAGATTCAGTTTATAGTTTCCTAAGACAAATTTGTAAGAGGCCTGAAAGCAACGTAAAATTGGGAGAAGATCCACACAACGTGTCAAGATTTCAGAGAAAATGAACATTCACTGTAGCTATAGCAACTTGAGTGGCAGAGTATCTTTCCAGGATTCTCAAGTAAAACTTCACTCTAATAAAAATTGAAAACTAGGGCTCATTTTGCTGAATGCTTAATTTATGAGTGTTTTTTATGCACAATTGGCTTGAGATGGTCGGGAGTGGAACATTAAACAGAGGAGAAGCTAATGCATAACTATGATACAGAAAGCTTGGTATCATGTAAAGAATACAAAAGCTTCTTTTCTGCAGCCAAATCATCTCAAGTTAAATGTACGCCTTAAAACATATGCACAGAATCTAAAAAGAATTAAGAATAATAAATCTCCAGAAATTAATAGGTCCTCCGAAAAAAGCAGGAAACTGGGAGAAAATATAATGAAGTGAAGAGGCGTTGGACTGAAGGATGACAAAGTTCTTCATACCAGCGGTAGGCCTTTGTTGGCTCTTTCTTCCAAGTAAGATGATGGTTTAAAGAATCCACCATATATTTCAGCCCACTTTTTGAGTCTTGAATATATGTAACCAGCTCCAACAGTATCAGCCCAAAACACGATGCCACCCCTACAAATAGAAGGAACCAAAAATCAAGCTACGTTTGTCAAACTCAGTATGAACATGGAAATCCTAAGCCTACATCGAAATCAAGTCAAAATATTCTAAGCCTACACAGAAATCCTTAAGCCCCACATATGTGCAAAAATATCTGCAGATACAACCAAATTACAACATCACAACAAACAAGAATCAAGCATGAGTGATGCTGATTGGAACCTGAAAACATAAAACAGGGGAGCATTATGCAACAAATTCATGATAATTTTTCAACATATTGGTGCAGATATTAATGATGCAAATAACAATATTGCTAAATCTGAAAAAGTTTGGAGATAATCACAGTGCGTGCACCATGGCAAAATCAATTGCTGAATACCAGACAGGACAGCAGGCTCCAGAAGCAAAACTGAGTCCTGATGAGCTTAGCAGCATAAGATGCGATTCTATGGTGACCACAAACCAACCCTTTCAATGCTGGATTGCTGCATTACAAACCGTTGGTCCAAATATTCAGTGGAGACAATATTTCTGAGGGAAAATTAAATAGTTAATGGTACATGCTAATGCTAAGCACATGCCATGCTATGGATCTGCAATGTGGTTTTTTCTTGCATATATTAACTGATCCATCACTGGAAGGCGAAGAATGAACAATCACAAGCCTGTGTGAAATCTACGCTTATCCCCTACACTTACCCAATCCTCATTACCTGGTTACCATATGATTTGTCTTTTAACTGCCTTTAAGCACTGAAGTAAGTCCATTAATAGCTTAAAATACTTACTACCCTTCCTCATATAAACCACTGATAGCAGCTCAACACATATATCTCTGATATCCAGCGACAAGACTAAGCCCTTGAGGCACATCATTCCCAGAGTCCACCTTAGGCATGTGGTGCAGCTGGAGTGCCAGAGACAAAGCCTTCCAATGTTTTAAAAACATGTGGGTGGCAGATGGCTGGCCAAGGGGCCACCTAGTACCTAGATGCCAGGTGGGTGCCTAGAGGTCAAAGCAGTCcaaaaattctaaatattaaaacAAATAACATACTAAATCAAATATGGCATGTCAATTGGAAATATCAACTTGGCAACATCCACTGTTAAACTACAAAATGATCTCTCCTCCATGTTCAAACAAAATGCAAAATTTTAAGGTGGACACCTTGTAGCCTGGCGAAGGTGGGCCATCTAGAGGTGATGCCAGATGAATTCATAGCAATCACAAAGAGAATCATATGGCTCCAAGCTAACTAGATATAAAGATTAATAATAATAAGCTTTTGTTCATTCGATGTTTATAGTAGTATTTTAAACTTGCTGACCTGGCTCCAACCATTTTTGTCCAACACCCTGGACATAGGTCATTCATTAAATACTAGGTCAACTAGGGCTGACTGGTCCACTGCCCCTTTTCCATCTCCATATTCTCAATGTCCAGATTCCAAAACCCCCATCCTTTTCCAGAgttaagaagaaaagaagaggatcaACCGATGGAGGAGGAGAGAATTTAGCCTAAAGCCTTTCTCACAAACATCTCCAGCTCTCCCGCCGAAATCCTGCTATGGAATTCTTTTTCCACAGATCTGGCATTGATTGCTCTCCTCATCCTCAGACATGTGATGCTGACACTCCTCCCCACATCTGGCAATTCTCTCCCTCCACCCAAAATCTGCAACGGTGGCCTTCTTCACAGATCGAACAAGTTTGGCCTGAAACCTTGCCAGACTGCCCAGATCCAACAGGTCTAGTGATGACAATCTCTCTTCTCTACATCCCATGTGGACCTCCTCCCAAGAGGGGAAATTGAAGTGGAATTGATCAGGACAGGGAATATTGATCTAGcatcctttatttatttatttaactgtaGCACATATCAAGCAGTTGGACCCAGTAGTTCAAACAGTCGAATTATCCAGTTCACTGGGCTGAACAAGTTATATAGTATTCCATCAGGTCCACCTGCTTCTGCTTTAAACACTGGTTCACTGTCAAACTATATAATAACTCGGCCATCCAAGACTGACCACCAGATCAGGTCTAAATCAGGTTGCATTGGGTTAAATTTTAAGGGAAACATACACGATTTTCCCAAGAAATGTAAAACTTGATTTGGACCCAAACATGATGCATGATGGTTTTGTAATTTGTGACTGGTTACTTTTCTGTCAGACAATTTAAATTACCTTTTGTTGAAAAATACATCTTTTTTCTTTAACAAAAAATTCAGGGTTCTGAAAAAAGTTGAAGACAGGGTTTTGTAATTTGGGACTAACCGGTTATCTGCCAGCCATTTCAAACTACCTTTTGTTgaaaaatacatatttttttctttaacaaAAAATTCAGGGTTCTGAAAAAAGAAAGTTGAACGTAATAATTCAATCACTCAAAATTTGTCAGACATGAAAAGCAGGTCTTATCCTTTCTAGGTACTCACCTGTATCTAGGGAAACCCATTCCGAGAACAGATGCAATATCAAGGTCCGATGCTCGAACCACAACTCGTTCATCCATCACCCGACATGCCTCATTCACAACTGGAAAGAAAACCATCTCCAAAATTTCTTGGTCACTCACAATTATAGGCTGCAAGGAATATTAACTCGTATCAGGCAAACTCCAATCACAAATATACAGGTTTATGCAAATAGCAACAGAAGAATAGGATAGCAAAGAACAAGTGGAACCTTTCCACCAGGCATGATGTTAGCACGCCTTCTAGATTCCTCAACAATAGCTTGTATGCTAGGATCAGGTTTTGGTTTGCTTCCCTTCTCATATATGTAGAAACCCTTCCCATTGCTCTTTCCTGTCAATAAAAAGCTCCATGAAATGCAATTTGCATAGATTGGACTATTCAGTGGAAATGTAAAGTTGCAACATCTAACATAAAAAGAAATTAAGATTCAGTTCTTACCATTTCGCCCATTTTCTGCCAACAATTTTACCAGATCAGACTGAAACGTACGACCCCTGAAGGCAGAATCATATATTTCTCCAACTGCAAAATACACTCCATATCCAGCCAAATCCTGGAGTCTGTCAACAAAATTAAACACAGCATTTCAACATAGCTGGAAACATCACCAATCAATTAGATATCAGTACATTATTCCCCATGGTGTAAAACCCACTGACGTAGCATATATGTCAGGAAAGATTAATCTGCTGCATGGGATGGAACAGTGGAACTGGATCCCCAGAAGAACGCATGTACACAACCTAAACATGCTGCACTCCAAATATGGAGAAGGATACTTGTTCTACATACTATCAGTCAATTTCTTTCCTTGAAACTACTAACATCACTAACAAAACAAAGGCAGAAACATTAGCAATACAAATGCATCCCTGAAAAATACGGGTCGACATGTCAAGTTCAAGACCAGAGTATTATTTATGGAGAGAAAAGGGCAGATGCCACCACACACATGAAGTAAAGAATGTGTATAACTGTAATTACCGAACAAATGAATGAAAGAAAGCTAGAAGAGTAAGTATTATTTTGCAATGTAATGATCTCATGAGAGAGGAAACCAACTGACAAATACCAATTTCATCCAGACCCCCCTATGCCTGGAGCACTAATAAGAAAGGTAAGTTGTTTTATTGTGGACTAACCTATCATAGTACATACTACATAGTACATAGTTATGTTTTTTTAGTCTTTCATTGAATTCAGTGGTTCCACCCTATAGATCTACATGAAAGAGATAAAAATTAAGCAGAGGTGATAACTAACGGAATGAAAGAACACATTCCGCTGCCAAAGAAGCTAGGAAATGCCTGCTTTTACACGTCCTTTTAAAAATCTAATACAGAAGATAAGCACAAAAAAGACACCACTATATATGGTGGAAAGAGGGAAAAAGACCtgcaaaatcaaaatcaatccataTAAAGGAAAGAGTACATGAAGGAGTACATAACCAAAAAGAAAGCAAGATGGGAGACAAAGATTGATAGGGGAAAATATTGAGCATACAAgttcaatttattttgtaaattccAATAGGAAAACACCTTTCTTTCAATAGTTGTGATAAACAACAAAAGGACAAATAATCTCATGGATGAAAAAACTTTGTGTTCAATAAAGTTTTCTCTTGAAAATAAAAGACAATGATCAGTCTTGTTCCATATCTTCTACAGTAGATTATTAAGAAAAACAACTGCTATCTCATTTTCTTCGTCCATCTAACATCATTGCAAAACCAGTATGATGGGTAGAGCGAGCTTACTGAAAAGGGCCCAGTGGCATGCCAAAATTGCTGATCACTCTATCAACTCGGAACACATCAACACCTAGATGAACCAACATACTTGCTGATTGGCTGTATGGAAAGAATGTGCGATTAACTGCAAAGCCAGTGCAGTTTCCAACTACAACAGGGACTTTCTTTATAGTCTTCCCAACTGTCATGAGATCAAAGATTACTTGTGGAGATGTCTTCTCTGTCCGAACAATTTCCAGGAGAGGCATCACATGAGCTGGACTGTTCATTACATACCTCATCAGTACAAAAATCATGTTTTCCAATGTACTATCACAGCACGaagagctcaaaaaaattttggggtgatCCCAGCAGAACTCACAATCTAGGTGCATTATGTAAATAATGAGAACTCAGATTGATTGATATCAAGTTTCTTTCTTTGCATATTCAGTTTAATGTGCAAGACACAAGAAAGAACATACAAATTTCAAAACAAAGATTTTCATTTAGTGGTAGAGAAGAGATGCACTTATTTAACATtcaaatttgaagtggtttgacaTTCATGGGAAATTAAATAACAGATTACATGAATGAAGAAACAGTGCAGTAAATAAGTTTTTGTTCCACAAGTCTTTCATTATTATCAGGGCTAGTAATGATAGCTTCTCTCTGAAACAGCTCTGAAACTACTTGTAAAGGTTATATACTTCTAGAAGATGCACCACTAACTTGTATAAAGACAAGCTAGGTACTAAGGCCCACCTATCATGGATGTATCTTGACCTTGACTTAAAAACTTGGGCATAACCTATTCCAGCTAGACCCAATCCCAATTAGAGCCCAAACATGCGGAAGGCAATGTTACCTGGACTTGCACACCACCAATTTGAAAAACCATGTTGACATGCATCAACAAGTCAAATACTGTCAGGTACTTTAGATACGGAGACCCTCAATCTGCAGGTTTTTAAGATCGGGACCAACCTAATGTTGAAAAGACTTGGCCAAAACCTGGCACCATGGGCCTTGGGGTTGCCTGAGCCAAACCCATTACGGGCCCTATTTTGACTCTTATACTTGGATATAGCATTAAAAACTTTCTAGCCATCTAAAACATGCTTGATACTCCAGCAATGTTTTGAGTCATTTTATTCATGAATATGTGAAACAAAGGCATAGATTAGTTACTTGAAACCCATTGTTCTTTAACTTATCACCATGTTCCTTTTCCAAACCACATTAGTTATTACTTCATCATACAGTTTGCTACTTATGGTCAATTAAGGTTTCCAACAAATCTTGGTTTCCAGTCCGGTACTTATCTATGAAAATTTATCACCACTGATCTCTTAAGTTCATGACCTGAAAAAATGTGCCCCCAGAATCCGATCTTGGGAATGTGTTTTCTCTCCAACAATATTCAGATCAATCGTGGACGTGTTGGTTGCCAAAATGCATGTCGGAGGACAGAACTTCTCAATATCAGAAAATATCGACTGTTTTAATGAAACATTTTCAATAACAGCctgcaaaagaaaaatgaaaactgTTAAAATGAGTTTCAGAGAAAGAATTTGGCAGCATGATATAATAATTAAGCCACCTCACATAATGACCAAAAAATAAGAACCTTCAGCTTGCAATGCTTCTGTAACCTATATAACCATTGTAAGAAAACCCAAATTTCTGAAAGATCTCTGAAGTAATATAGCTGCATATTTCATATATACTAATATTTTTCAAGTTTTAAAACcgcaatgatttaaattttaaacagcCTCGATATTAAATCTAGCAAGCCAACAGGGTCTCTTGAACTATAGAGAGAACAATAGCACCTGAAATATATAAAGAAATTCGGTAATAACCAATAGAAGGTCAGAAAATTATTTGCCATGATAAGTAGGACATCTTTCGTTCCATTTCATCAAATTATAAACTTTAATACAACTATATAAGAAAAATGAAATCTAAATTACAGTACGAATAGTCCAATAAATTGTCAGGATGAGTTGGAATTGAAACCTCTATAACCATATCAACATGCTTGAACTCTGAATAATCCAACACACCCCTAAGAAGTGATAAGGCCTTATTCATCTTATCCGGTGTCAATGAGCCTTTCTTCACTAGACCTTCAAGATTGGCTGCAAGCAATAATATGGGCACAAGTTCCTTAGAATGAAGAACAGAAATTTGCAGTGCATTGTAAAATGCAATTGCTGGATAATCCTCTGCTGCAATCCTTACAGCTAAGGATCATAAACATACTACTTCAAGTAGAAATGTGTTAACGTTAATAAGAGACAATTTGCATTTGGTGATTGTAACAgcagaaaaaaaaatactaaccATTGAGGTTTAACACTTTGCATACACACCTTCTATCGTTTTCAGACCCTTCTGTAGAAATTTGGAATCAATTTCCTTGAGAAGGACAGATATGTTATTTAGTATAAGGGCGGTAGCTATGCCAGAACCCATTAAACCACCACCGATAACAGCAACCCTTTTTATCTGCCTAGGTCTGAGTCCAACATCAGTAACATTAGGTACCTGTCCAGACAATCAAATGAATACCAATCCAGATCCCCAAAATTATTCAGACAAGCAAAAATTCAAGCACTAGACAAGATGATGATAAATAAAGCATATAGAATTTATCAATTGCATTGATATAGATTTATCAATtgcattgatagaaaaaaaatatatggatCATCAGTTGCATTGACAGATAAAGCAGATATATCTTACTAAGGAATGCTACATGCtataaagacaaaaaaaaagaacTGGAAAACAATGCATCTCAAGAAGAAAGATATGAGTGTTTTTTAGAGCAAAAGTAAAAGTGCCTTTCCAGCACAAACTAGAAAATGGCTTTTGAGAGACCAAAGAAAATCATGGTTTAAAGTTTTGGCCACATTTGTTCATTTTAAGCCGAAATGGCTTGGTTTTAGCCACGATTGATTCGAAACTGACCAAAATTTTTGTTTTGGTCTGTTTTGGCTCGTTTCAGCCAGTTAGGGTCGGTTTCAGCTGGTTCTGGCAGAGTTTCGGCAATTTCCACCAAAACTGACTAAAactgataattttttttcttgttttagtTTCAACAAGCTTACATTTTGTATTCTAACATTTTCTAGAATTtgttaaaattattaaatattgcATTTATCTAATGCTTTAATTTATGTTATTTTTGGCTGAGTTTAGTAATTATAGTGCACAAGATGAAATTTCAATGTGCATCTTCATTAATTAGAAAGTGTTAATATCCTTATGTTTTTCTTCGTCAAATAAGATGTGTTTTCTCTTCTTTGTCAtaaaatgatatattaaaatagaaTGGATCAGGTACATTGCAAAGGCTTGAGGTAGAGTGCAAATAGTCATAAGCTACGCTGGGTCCATACATGCCCTTAGATTGGTATCCATTAAGCATGGTTTGAGACTTTCTTTGATTATCCCCTCCTTATTTAACATGCCATTTTTTGTTTTCACAAGCAAATAATCTCAACCTTACTATATCagtttaacatttaaaaaaaaaaaaaaactaccatTTTTCTGCATTTCGAAAAAATTACTACAATTTTTAGCATTTTTAGAAAAAACAACATTTTGAGAGGCAACACATTCAATTCAGGTTATATACCAAGTATACCAATTAGTTTTTTGCAACCATTATCAAAATGTTATACAACAATAATAGCCATgagggaaaacaaatagacaatgaaAAAGAAATCAAGAAATTGAAAACACATAATCAACAAAATCACCTTAGAAGTTGCACGTTGTGCAAAAAAGACATGAACAAGCCCCTTTGCAGTGCTTGATAACACTAACTCCTTAAAAACCTTTGCCTCCTGTAGGTAGAAAATCAACTTTAGTTCATAAAAGTTATACAGATATAAAGCATCAGTACCTCATAAACATGATCgtgaaaaattttacatcataatgtCTAGTGGACTACACTGAAGGGCCGATGTAATAGAATGgagttttctttttctctcttccaaaCTTGAGAGACACTTAACTGCTTCAGACAACATTGCTTTCATGCCAAGGCTTCAAGAATATGGACTTACCTCATGGTAAACTCACAATTACTGGACAGACATGACAGGCTACAAAATGAGCAGTATGTGACATTAGGATCTGAAAATGCATCCTCATTTCAAAAATTTCACTTGATATCAATCATTATTCTGGTTATCCACATAGGATAGAAATGCTATATGTTCTGTTTCTTGTTTACTTGAAGGTTAAGGTTCCTCCTGAATATCTGCCTTATATAATAACAAAAGTAGACAGAGCTTCCACTGTTTCCTGCTCACTTCATCCAAACTCACCCCAGAGCTATGCATTTGACATTTTGTTGATCAAATTCCCAATAAGCAGTAAATGGAACACATAAAGGAATATCAATTGCTTGAATTCAAATGGTCACACATTACCAAAAAGTTGGCCCTAACAATCCTGCTCGCTTAACACGTAGGACTCTAGACAATGTTCTGCATTGCTAATATGACATGCTCATTCTAATAGCACATAGAGGAAATGCACACCTACCTTCAGAACACCAGCATATCCTCCACGAACTACACCTTCCTCGATTGCATCAAGGCATACTTGGTGCTGTGGCATATTTGGAGCTATTCTCTTGGCCTGTTGCCTAGCAGCTTTCAATATTTCACGCGCTTCAGCAAGGGAACCAAGTCTGTCAGTTCGATGAAGAGAGCTAATCCAGGGTTTGCATCGCTCAGCAATTTCTAAAGCCCAAAGTCGTGATATCTTTATCAACTCTTCAGGGGGAACAATGGCATCAATAAGGCCATACTCTTTCCCTTCCTTGGCACGAATTGACTTTGATAGCTGCGTAAAAATATTCGTGCCCcattatcaattttaaaatattgaACATAGCGAACTTTATGGATGCGAATGAAATGCTTAGAAAAACAAAAAGCAAGGAAATTGTCATGTCATCATGTCAAGATTAATTCTTCAACAGCATAGTGtcattttaattattaattagcaCATGCTAATTGAAAATGAATTAATGGTGTCAAAAGATTAATTCTTCAACAGCATAGTATAATTTTCATTATTAATTAGTACAAGCTAATTGAAAATGTATCAATGGACACCATTATGATTTATGGATAACAAATCAAATGTTAGAAAGAAGAAGCCAAGTTTGCAATGCAAAGAAGTGAACAGGAAAaggcattttttttaaaaaaaaaaaatccaacattgCAATGGAGTGGGTTCACCTTAAGTACATATCACAATAATAGGTTAGTTTCCAAAAAATTACAGCAACATTTAGGCTGTTAATGAAAAATCATTATCCAAAGTGATCGGTTGAAGTAAATCCTTTCACTAACCATACGAATGTCACAAATTAAACCACAAATCCTTCTCAATGCTCAGAAGACATATCAAGGGCCTTAGCATCAACATGCCCCCATTTAATCTTTTGAACACCACAAATTAAACCACATATCCTTCTTAATGCTCAGAACAGATACTGAAGACCTTTCTCAAAACAACTCAACTAAGTTGAGGCTTCTTTTAACTTTTACAAAAAGTACATTCACTCCACAATATGAAGAACACAAGTGGGGCACAGCAGAAGTCTGTAAATCCTGAGAACTGATAGAGAACCTCCAATAGGTTCAGTCATGagctaaaatatttctaatcaaccAAAAGAACTTAAAAAGTTTGCAGGGAAATGTAGTTGACCATATTTACAATGATGGAGTTGTGTGGCAAGGAAAGGTTGCTACCAAACCAAAAGGTTAGCAAGATCCTCAACTAAAGTGGGACAACCATAATTTACTAAATTCCAAAAACAAGGAAAGCAAAGTACAGTTATGTATTAGAAGACCTGATGCCCAAAACTCCAATGGTATTGATTGCCATTACAAGTTGTTACATTACATCATATGATAAGAAACTGTCCTGAATAAACCCCAAACTACGAGGTCTGGGAGAACTTTGACAGTGTTAGGACTTATTTTACAAAGTTCAAGTACAAACTACAAAGTCTCTAAATACCTGATCAGATATTGAATAGGCACTGACATAGATGATCCTTAACATTCTTGTCAAAGGAGGATTTATAGCAGAGCATAGGGCTCATCGTCTATTTCAAACTTCAAATTATGCTAAACATGTTTGTTTTCAAATACTTTAGTTAGGAGTCATAATAGAAGTGTTATGGAATTTTCTGAGACACACAACCAGGCACCTGTCTAATGTAATAGTTGGCTGCATCTTCTAGTCATAATTATGCCAAGATTTAGGTGGAAGAAGAGTAAAAGGGCCTCGACTGCCACAGATGTATCTGGTAGTTGCATTGCAATGTTTGGAAATCCTATTTCAAAGAGACTCGGTGTTTAGGTGTCATCTATAGCATTATAAGTTGAGAGAGAGTCTTAAAGTCAATAGAATTATGTTTTAGAGGATCCTTCTACATAGAGTTCCATGAAGATTCAAATTCTGGAACTCAAAAAGTGACTGCTGCATAAATAAAAAGAGTGGTTTATGGATCTAAATCACCTGCTTCATCtagtaattatttttttataatgctgTCCCCAACAGAACcataagtttcatcataatctttaATACTAAATCACAGCCCTCAATCTCATAATTACTCTACCTATTTCCATGCAATAAGACCTTAAGTTTTCGACATCATCCTTTCAATTTTCATGTTACTGTCATTACCTGTACTTAAATAACATAAAAAAGCAACCATTGTttctttaagattttattttgagCAATTCTTAGTTTGCAGCAGCAAATCCACGTGAAGCTAGGCCAGATAATTTTGGGTTCGGTCTGATAGCAGCCAGTCCCACTAGTAGCCAGCCCATAAACCAAAACCATCTTCCCTGAGAGCAAGAGCTTAGATAGGGAAACATGACAACCAAGAGATCAAGAATTATAGTCTGGTTTGGAGCGTTAATTGAAACCAGTAATTTTCAAAGGAACCAGTTTTGAAAGCAAAGCACTAAAGCAGAAAGTGAAGGACATCTCCAACAAGCAGAGGCAGCTCAAAAATTGCAAGCAGATTGCTATGATGAAATAAATGCATGAATGCGCAAGGCTTTATTCCTATGAGTGATCTGAGGTGAGAAGAAGACATGGAGATTCAAAATCTTCCTATTTCTAAA
The sequence above is a segment of the Elaeis guineensis isolate ETL-2024a chromosome 7, EG11, whole genome shotgun sequence genome. Coding sequences within it:
- the LOC105048300 gene encoding peroxisomal fatty acid beta-oxidation multifunctional protein, with the protein product MAGIRVSMEVGSEGVAVITMSNPPVNALHPTIIAGLKEKYTEAMNRDDVKAIVLTGDVGKFSGGFDINVFAEIHKTGDLSRLPDVSVELVVNTIEDAKKPSVAAIQGLALGGGLELAMGCHARISTPEAQLGLPELTLGVIPGFGGTQRLPRLVGLSKALEMMLLSKSIRAKEGKEYGLIDAIVPPEELIKISRLWALEIAERCKPWISSLHRTDRLGSLAEAREILKAARQQAKRIAPNMPQHQVCLDAIEEGVVRGGYAGVLKEAKVFKELVLSSTAKGLVHVFFAQRATSKVPNVTDVGLRPRQIKRVAVIGGGLMGSGIATALILNNISVLLKEIDSKFLQKGLKTIEANLEGLVKKGSLTPDKMNKALSLLRGVLDYSEFKHVDMVIEAVIENVSLKQSIFSDIEKFCPPTCILATNTSTIDLNIVGEKTHSQDRILGAHFFSPAHVMPLLEIVRTEKTSPQVIFDLMTVGKTIKKVPVVVGNCTGFAVNRTFFPYSQSASMLVHLGVDVFRVDRVISNFGMPLGPFQLQDLAGYGVYFAVGEIYDSAFRGRTFQSDLVKLLAENGRNGKSNGKGFYIYEKGSKPKPDPSIQAIVEESRRRANIMPGGKPIIVSDQEILEMVFFPVVNEACRVMDERVVVRASDLDIASVLGMGFPRYRGGIVFWADTVGAGYIYSRLKKWAEIYGGFFKPSSYLEERANKGLPLSMLDMSPLEASRSRM